A single Clostridium sp. AN503 DNA region contains:
- a CDS encoding glycoside hydrolase family 3 N-terminal domain-containing protein: MVDLKQKPFYLSEQQIQWVQETLQGMTVEEKIGQLFIMLDRKKDREEAKLLFEKYHIGGCRYQNEPAEKIYEQNRFYQEHSKIPLLIACNCDNGGSGACSDGTHIATAAACGATDDDTTSWNVGYVSGAEGAAVGCNWDFGPVCDLLYNWRNTIINTRSYGRVPDEVIKNCRAYIDGVKQGGMAVCCKHFPGDGVEELDQHLVMGVNTLSCEQWDETFGYVYKTLIDDGIPSIMVGHIALPEYSRKLKPGIQDREIMPATLSPELLQGLLREQLGFNGLLLTDASHMAGMTSAMPRSMQVPCAIAAGCDMFLFFNDIEEDFGYMLKGYQDGILTEERLNDAVTRILGLKAYLNLPQKQKEGRLVPPKEGLSVIGCEKHLKMAAMAAKKSITLVKDTHKNLPVSPATHKRAYVYVISSPPVSRGNKADPVKQLVREEMEQYGYQVTMHDSFYDLSVKGEVSREEELRTVIIGKVEEFKQKYDCVFVFINMKGYAQQNNVRLEWSIGHSVEIPWYVRELPTIFVSLNYTNHLLDVPMAKTFINAYAPTREVVRQTLQKAAGEASFEGHYDDNVFCGRWDTRL; encoded by the coding sequence ATGGTTGATTTAAAACAGAAGCCGTTTTATCTCTCAGAGCAGCAGATTCAGTGGGTACAGGAGACGTTGCAGGGCATGACGGTCGAGGAAAAAATCGGACAGCTTTTTATCATGCTGGACCGCAAAAAGGATAGGGAGGAAGCGAAACTCCTTTTTGAGAAATACCATATTGGCGGATGCCGATATCAAAATGAGCCGGCAGAAAAGATCTATGAGCAAAACCGGTTTTATCAGGAACACAGCAAAATCCCTCTCTTGATCGCGTGTAACTGCGATAACGGAGGCAGCGGGGCATGTTCTGATGGCACTCATATTGCAACGGCTGCGGCATGTGGGGCCACTGATGATGATACGACCTCCTGGAATGTCGGTTATGTAAGCGGTGCAGAAGGGGCTGCCGTAGGCTGTAACTGGGATTTTGGACCGGTATGCGACCTTCTCTACAACTGGAGAAATACCATTATCAATACTCGTTCTTATGGCAGAGTTCCGGACGAGGTGATCAAGAATTGCAGGGCTTACATTGATGGCGTCAAGCAGGGGGGGATGGCGGTATGCTGCAAACATTTTCCCGGGGATGGCGTAGAGGAATTGGACCAGCACCTGGTAATGGGGGTCAATACTTTAAGCTGCGAACAGTGGGACGAGACCTTCGGATATGTCTACAAGACTCTGATAGATGATGGGATTCCCAGCATCATGGTGGGACATATCGCACTGCCGGAGTATTCAAGGAAGCTTAAGCCTGGAATCCAGGACAGGGAGATCATGCCTGCTACGCTGTCTCCGGAGCTGTTACAGGGACTCCTGCGGGAACAGCTTGGTTTTAATGGTTTGCTGCTTACGGACGCATCCCACATGGCAGGGATGACTTCTGCCATGCCGCGCAGTATGCAGGTCCCATGTGCGATCGCTGCCGGATGTGATATGTTCCTGTTCTTTAATGATATCGAGGAAGACTTTGGATATATGCTGAAAGGCTACCAGGACGGAATCCTGACAGAGGAGCGTTTAAATGACGCAGTAACCAGAATTTTGGGATTGAAGGCATACTTAAATCTTCCTCAAAAGCAGAAGGAGGGAAGACTGGTTCCGCCAAAGGAGGGGCTTTCTGTCATCGGGTGTGAGAAACACCTAAAGATGGCGGCCATGGCGGCAAAAAAGAGCATTACACTTGTGAAGGATACCCACAAAAATCTGCCGGTATCTCCTGCTACCCATAAGCGGGCCTATGTGTATGTGATCAGCAGCCCGCCTGTATCACGGGGCAATAAAGCCGATCCGGTAAAGCAGTTGGTTCGGGAAGAAATGGAACAGTACGGCTACCAGGTGACCATGCACGATAGTTTTTATGATCTTTCCGTGAAAGGAGAGGTCAGCAGGGAAGAAGAACTCAGAACAGTCATTATTGGCAAGGTGGAGGAGTTTAAGCAGAAATATGATTGTGTATTTGTGTTTATCAATATGAAAGGCTATGCGCAGCAGAACAATGTGCGGCTGGAGTGGTCCATTGGGCATTCTGTGGAAATCCCATGGTATGTGAGGGAACTGCCGACCATATTTGTTTCGCTGAATTACACCAACCACCTGTTGGACGTCCCAATGGCAAAAACTTTTATTAACGCCTATGCTCCCACAAGGGAGGTGGTGCGGCAAACCCTGCAGAAGGCGGCAGGTGAAGCTTCCTTCGAGGGCCATTATGATGACAATGTATTCTGCGGAAGATGGGATACCAGACTGTAA
- a CDS encoding sugar ABC transporter permease: MNKKSKKRTRKELLVGMGFILPSLCGFLVFTFIPVLISLFLSFTKWNFMEGWGAIKFTGLSNYIRLFSDEWFINSYKNNIIFTAITVPVLIALGLVMASIINKHIWGGGAVRTMIFIPYIASVVAVCAVWMVLLQPSYGPINQFLRLLGVENPPGWLADFKWSLPSIMVIYIWQQVGYYSIVFLSGLKGIPEDVYEAARVDGASSIRQFFSITIPLISPTTFFLTIMGIIGSFKVFDQISVLTQGGPGSSSSVMAYYVYRTAFEYFDMGYANTLAWALFVLVFVVTLIQWKLQDRFTLE; encoded by the coding sequence ATGAACAAGAAATCGAAAAAGCGTACACGGAAAGAACTGTTGGTAGGCATGGGATTTATCCTGCCGAGTTTGTGTGGGTTTCTGGTATTTACATTCATCCCTGTGCTGATTTCACTGTTTTTAAGTTTTACCAAGTGGAACTTCATGGAAGGGTGGGGGGCGATCAAGTTCACCGGGTTGTCCAATTATATCCGGCTGTTTTCGGATGAGTGGTTTATCAATTCTTACAAAAACAACATTATCTTTACGGCAATTACGGTACCGGTTCTGATTGCACTGGGCCTGGTGATGGCAAGCATCATCAACAAGCACATCTGGGGAGGCGGCGCAGTGCGCACGATGATCTTTATTCCCTACATTGCCAGTGTCGTTGCTGTCTGTGCGGTGTGGATGGTGCTTCTGCAGCCCAGCTATGGGCCGATCAACCAGTTTTTGAGGCTTTTGGGAGTTGAGAACCCGCCGGGGTGGCTGGCGGATTTCAAATGGTCGCTGCCGTCTATTATGGTAATCTACATATGGCAGCAGGTGGGGTATTATTCTATCGTGTTTTTATCGGGGCTTAAGGGGATCCCGGAGGACGTATATGAGGCCGCGAGAGTAGACGGAGCGTCGTCTATACGCCAGTTTTTTTCTATTACGATCCCGTTGATCTCGCCGACTACTTTTTTCCTGACGATCATGGGGATCATTGGTTCTTTTAAAGTATTTGACCAGATCAGCGTCCTGACTCAGGGCGGTCCCGGGAGTTCCAGCTCTGTTATGGCGTACTATGTATACCGAACGGCGTTTGAATATTTTGATATGGGATATGCCAATACGCTGGCATGGGCGCTTTTTGTGCTGGTGTTTGTGGTGACGCTTATCCAGTGGAAGCTTCAGGACCGATTCACATTAGAATAA
- a CDS encoding carbohydrate ABC transporter permease, whose translation MKSKKVTKVILTALFWGIGLTMLMPLMWMISTACKVEADVFNFPIQWIPPRWNFVENMKEVWGGEYNFGLYYLNSIKVTILATFFQVFVSALGAYGFSKVDFPGRDKIFLAYLATMMIPPQVTIVSQFIIMRNIGLYNSHMGLIMMLAFSVYGVFLLRQAMMAIPESLSESAKIDGAGHLTIFFHIILPMIKPSLATLATLKFVWTWNDYQAPLVFLNSRELYTIQLGMKQFASESGSYYSLIMAAAVSAILPLVIVFLFCQRFVVDGIATGAVKG comes from the coding sequence ATGAAGAGTAAAAAGGTAACAAAAGTGATTCTGACAGCCCTGTTCTGGGGAATTGGGCTGACCATGCTGATGCCGCTTATGTGGATGATCTCCACAGCCTGCAAGGTAGAGGCGGATGTTTTTAATTTCCCGATCCAGTGGATTCCACCCAGATGGAATTTTGTAGAAAATATGAAAGAGGTGTGGGGCGGCGAATATAATTTTGGTTTGTATTATTTAAACTCCATCAAAGTGACCATCCTTGCCACCTTCTTTCAGGTGTTCGTCTCCGCTCTGGGCGCTTACGGGTTTTCCAAAGTAGATTTTCCGGGCAGGGATAAGATATTCCTGGCCTATCTTGCCACGATGATGATACCGCCGCAGGTTACGATCGTTTCCCAGTTCATAATCATGCGGAACATTGGCCTGTATAACAGTCACATGGGATTGATCATGATGCTGGCCTTCAGTGTCTACGGTGTATTTCTTCTGCGGCAGGCCATGATGGCGATCCCGGAATCCCTGTCGGAATCTGCCAAGATTGACGGGGCAGGACACCTGACCATATTTTTCCACATCATCCTGCCGATGATCAAACCGTCTTTGGCTACTTTGGCAACACTTAAGTTTGTCTGGACCTGGAATGACTATCAGGCTCCTCTGGTATTTTTAAACAGCCGGGAGCTGTATACGATCCAGTTGGGCATGAAGCAGTTTGCATCGGAATCAGGAAGCTATTACTCATTGATCATGGCAGCCGCCGTTTCGGCGATCCTGCCGCTTGTCATCGTATTTCTATTCTGCCAGC